A single genomic interval of Caballeronia sp. SL2Y3 harbors:
- a CDS encoding DUF421 domain-containing protein → MPFIERLLIGDGPWAFLIEVIPRAVVMYLMLLVAMRMMGKRVAAQLSITELAVILMLGAAIGVPIQVSSQGVLPAAVVLLAVVALQRLSARAGLRWRRFEVLEQGDVTILVKDGRILLDELKASQVSREMLASELRAANVAHLGQLRRVYMEASGSISIVWRKEPTPGLTVRPDMERSLLDAIGAKGYFSCWSCGVTVQSDERPDRPCEACGYERWESAVRVPVERSTATDTGAAADTGTEQTAAS, encoded by the coding sequence ATGCCTTTCATCGAGCGACTGCTGATCGGCGACGGGCCGTGGGCCTTTCTCATCGAAGTCATCCCGCGAGCGGTGGTCATGTATTTGATGCTGCTCGTCGCCATGCGCATGATGGGCAAGCGCGTCGCGGCGCAGTTGAGCATCACGGAACTCGCCGTCATTCTGATGCTGGGCGCGGCCATCGGCGTGCCGATTCAGGTGTCGTCGCAAGGCGTGCTGCCGGCCGCTGTCGTGCTGCTCGCGGTGGTCGCGCTGCAACGCCTGAGCGCGCGGGCCGGCCTGCGCTGGCGCAGATTCGAAGTGCTGGAGCAGGGCGACGTCACGATCCTCGTGAAAGACGGCCGCATACTGCTCGACGAACTGAAAGCCAGCCAGGTCTCGCGCGAAATGCTCGCCTCCGAGTTGCGGGCGGCGAACGTCGCGCATCTCGGGCAACTGCGCCGCGTGTACATGGAGGCGTCCGGGTCCATCAGCATCGTGTGGCGAAAGGAGCCTACGCCGGGGCTGACCGTGCGGCCGGACATGGAGCGGTCGCTGCTCGACGCCATCGGCGCGAAGGGCTATTTCTCGTGCTGGAGCTGCGGTGTCACGGTGCAGTCGGATGAGCGTCCGGACCGGCCGTGCGAGGCGTGCGGCTACGAGCGGTGGGAGTCCGCCGTGCGCGTGCCCGTCGAGCGGTCGACCGCCACGGACACCGGCGCCGCCGCCGATACCGGTACCGAACAGACCGCGGCCAGCTGA
- a CDS encoding DUF3005 domain-containing protein gives MQNAEGNPTQQQQKEMAAKSPVKTPATGTASPDAATQAKEFGSTKHAGSAEPGPADENGALPSIDDRAASNGSSDPVQEAASRIRAVDDAGMESTDDTVDADAKSIEASRDMSGWHDNVISSNATLSNNVRAPARGLGGIDSRPTGNVPPILAKRGYRVVFSETVYEQQMNGSKTSHVFSFERVGDA, from the coding sequence ATGCAGAACGCAGAAGGCAATCCGACACAGCAACAGCAAAAGGAAATGGCGGCGAAGAGCCCCGTCAAGACGCCCGCGACCGGCACGGCTTCGCCCGACGCCGCCACGCAGGCGAAGGAGTTCGGCAGCACGAAACACGCGGGCTCGGCCGAACCCGGCCCGGCCGACGAGAACGGCGCGCTGCCGTCCATCGACGACCGCGCGGCCAGCAACGGCTCGTCCGATCCGGTGCAGGAAGCGGCGAGCCGCATTCGCGCGGTCGACGACGCAGGCATGGAGTCCACCGACGACACCGTGGACGCCGACGCGAAGTCGATCGAAGCGAGCCGCGATATGTCCGGCTGGCACGACAACGTGATCTCGTCGAACGCGACGCTGTCCAATAACGTGCGCGCACCGGCGCGCGGACTCGGCGGCATCGACAGCCGTCCGACCGGCAACGTCCCGCCGATTCTGGCCAAGCGCGGCTATCGCGTGGTGTTCAGCGAGACGGTCTACGAGCAGCAGATGAACGGATCGAAGACATCGCACGTGTTCAGCTTCGAGCGTGTCGGCGATGCTTGA
- a CDS encoding PAS domain S-box protein: MTNVMRDSENTPAGMRPDWARIWVDSTTALAAFCLTPEGYVSTWNPGGTAIYGYAPEEIIGQHYSVFFPDDDRESATLESELREARAHRSFETEGWRRRKDGSVFWASVLTTALIEADGSLIGFVKIVRDESDKRKAHDAVIESERRFRLLVEGVTDYSIFMLSPEGLVTNWNSGARRIKGYTAEEIIGSHFSRFYSPEDAAAGLPQRALRIAASEGRFESEGWRLRRDGTRFWAHVIVDAIRDETGTLIGFAKITRDVTEKREADQLLEETRAALLQAQKMEAIGKLTGGVAHDFNNVLQVLRGNLELLRSRCMGDNWSMDRLGNAIDAVERGAKLASQLLAFGRRQALRPVSVNLATMVRGMDDLLRRALGETIEVETVVSGGLWNAFVDLHQLENVLLNLAINARDAMPDGGKLTLELANAMLDDRYVRSLSDVPAGQYVMLGVTDTGVGMPPEVLERAFDPFFSTKPEGEGTGLGLSMAYGFIKQSGGHIRIYSEVGHGTTVRVYLPRSLVEALEPTQWRNAPVTGGTETILVVEDDQKVQSTVIEMLTDLGYNVLKADNADQALVVLSSGVHIDLVFTDVVMPGSLKSPEMARRAVKMHPNLRVLFTSGYTHNAIVHGGRLDPGVELLSKPYSREDLASKIRQMLGTPNQSSETTVTKAEPPAAPAAAKRVLVVEDDRFAREAVSELLVMLGHHAVSTATASGALEALTLDAFDVLLTDVNLPDMAGTELARRAVERCPGMRVIFASGDSVLDNEVQGFEWQALRKPYTLEQLEKALRDEGRASSQR; encoded by the coding sequence ATGACGAACGTCATGCGCGATAGCGAGAACACGCCGGCCGGCATGCGCCCCGACTGGGCACGCATCTGGGTCGATTCCACGACCGCTCTTGCGGCGTTTTGCCTGACGCCGGAAGGTTATGTGTCGACGTGGAACCCGGGCGGCACGGCCATCTACGGCTATGCGCCCGAAGAAATCATCGGCCAGCACTATTCGGTCTTTTTCCCCGACGACGACCGCGAGAGCGCGACGCTCGAAAGCGAATTGCGCGAAGCGCGCGCGCACCGCAGCTTCGAAACCGAAGGATGGCGCAGGCGCAAGGACGGGTCCGTGTTCTGGGCGAGCGTGCTCACCACGGCGCTGATCGAGGCGGACGGGTCGCTCATCGGCTTCGTGAAGATTGTCCGCGACGAAAGCGACAAACGAAAGGCGCACGATGCCGTGATCGAAAGCGAGCGGCGCTTTCGTCTGCTTGTCGAGGGCGTGACGGACTACTCCATCTTCATGCTCTCGCCCGAAGGTCTCGTGACCAACTGGAACAGCGGCGCGCGGCGCATCAAGGGTTATACCGCCGAAGAAATCATCGGCTCGCATTTCTCGCGCTTCTATTCCCCGGAAGATGCGGCGGCCGGCCTGCCACAACGCGCGCTGCGCATTGCCGCCAGCGAAGGACGGTTCGAATCCGAAGGCTGGCGCCTGCGCCGCGACGGCACGCGCTTCTGGGCGCACGTGATCGTGGACGCCATTCGCGACGAAACAGGCACGCTGATCGGCTTTGCGAAGATCACGCGCGACGTCACCGAGAAGCGCGAAGCGGATCAGCTACTCGAAGAAACGCGCGCCGCGCTGTTGCAGGCGCAGAAGATGGAAGCCATCGGCAAGCTGACGGGCGGCGTCGCGCACGACTTCAATAACGTGCTGCAAGTGCTGCGCGGCAATCTCGAACTGCTGCGCAGCCGCTGCATGGGCGACAACTGGAGCATGGACCGCTTGGGCAACGCGATCGACGCAGTGGAACGAGGCGCGAAGCTCGCGTCGCAATTGCTCGCGTTCGGCCGCAGGCAAGCGCTGCGGCCCGTGTCCGTGAATCTCGCCACGATGGTGCGCGGCATGGACGACCTGCTGCGCCGCGCGCTCGGCGAAACCATCGAGGTAGAGACGGTGGTGTCCGGCGGCCTGTGGAATGCGTTCGTCGACCTGCATCAACTGGAAAACGTGCTGCTGAACCTTGCCATCAACGCGCGCGATGCGATGCCCGACGGCGGCAAGCTCACGCTCGAACTCGCGAACGCCATGCTCGACGACCGCTACGTGCGCTCGCTTTCCGACGTGCCGGCGGGACAGTACGTGATGCTCGGCGTGACCGATACGGGCGTCGGCATGCCGCCCGAAGTGCTGGAGCGCGCATTCGATCCTTTCTTCAGCACGAAGCCCGAAGGCGAAGGCACCGGGCTCGGTCTCAGCATGGCGTATGGGTTCATCAAGCAAAGCGGCGGGCATATCCGCATCTACAGCGAAGTCGGGCACGGCACCACGGTGCGCGTCTACCTGCCGCGATCGCTGGTGGAAGCGCTCGAACCCACGCAGTGGCGCAACGCGCCGGTGACGGGCGGCACGGAAACGATACTCGTCGTGGAGGACGACCAGAAGGTGCAGTCCACCGTCATCGAGATGCTGACGGACCTCGGCTACAACGTGCTCAAGGCCGACAACGCCGATCAGGCGCTCGTCGTGTTGAGCAGCGGCGTGCACATCGACCTCGTCTTCACCGACGTCGTGATGCCCGGCTCGCTCAAGAGTCCCGAGATGGCGCGGCGCGCCGTGAAGATGCACCCGAATCTGCGCGTGCTTTTCACGTCCGGGTACACGCACAATGCGATCGTTCACGGCGGACGCCTCGATCCCGGCGTCGAACTGTTGAGCAAGCCGTACAGCCGCGAGGACCTCGCCTCCAAGATCCGGCAGATGCTCGGCACTCCAAATCAATCGTCCGAAACGACCGTGACGAAAGCCGAACCGCCCGCCGCGCCCGCCGCTGCAAAACGCGTGCTGGTGGTGGAAGACGACCGCTTCGCGCGCGAAGCGGTGAGCGAGCTGCTCGTCATGCTCGGCCATCACGCGGTGAGCACGGCCACGGCAAGCGGGGCGCTCGAAGCGCTGACGCTCGACGCTTTCGACGTGCTGCTGACCGACGTCAATTTGCCCGACATGGCGGGCACCGAACTCGCGCGGCGCGCGGTGGAACGTTGCCCCGGTATGCGCGTGATCTTCGCGTCGGGAGACAGCGTGCTCGACAACGAAGTGCAGGGCTTCGAATGGCAGGCGCTGCGCAAGCCGTACACGCTCGAACAACTCGAAAAAGCGTTGCGCGACGAAGGCCGCGCGAGCAGCCAGCGATAA
- a CDS encoding DUF3460 family protein: MGLFKRHREQGGVSTGLYVSEFEQFLNRLKEDHPDMDRNQMLGRALLWDKLPRLPDSPDSVGKEGKLRQPSYVYYSDLD; this comes from the coding sequence GTGGGCTTGTTCAAACGTCATCGTGAGCAAGGCGGCGTATCGACCGGCCTGTATGTATCGGAGTTCGAGCAGTTCCTCAACCGGCTGAAAGAGGACCATCCGGACATGGACCGGAACCAGATGCTCGGGCGCGCGCTCTTGTGGGACAAGCTGCCGCGTCTGCCGGATTCGCCCGATTCGGTCGGCAAGGAAGGCAAACTGCGCCAGCCCTCCTACGTCTATTACAGCGACCTCGACTAA
- a CDS encoding LysR substrate-binding domain-containing protein has protein sequence MRIPPLKAIVAFESVARTKSVNRAAEEMGLSASAVSHQIANLEGIIGQPLFQRSGRGLVLTPAGERYLSDVTGLLADLSRATERASSQKEVDILRVHSSPSFGLMWLLPRLSSFQEDNGDIQLNLACSYENVSFSNGYYDIDIRHGYGNWTNLEVRTLRGEFIAPLASPKYLERHPVKTPDDLLSHRLIYSETPLVQWKQWFGRTGVSAPQKTFDFSFDRSYMSIETAALGLGIALESLMLASVKISEGVLVPVFDASYAVEVGAHHLVYPSQNADLPRVERFLAWIEREAARDAHPAR, from the coding sequence ATGCGTATCCCGCCGCTCAAGGCCATCGTCGCGTTCGAAAGCGTCGCGCGCACGAAAAGCGTGAATCGCGCGGCAGAGGAGATGGGCTTGTCAGCGTCGGCGGTGAGCCATCAGATCGCGAATCTGGAAGGCATCATCGGGCAGCCGCTCTTTCAGCGCTCCGGACGCGGCCTCGTGCTCACGCCCGCCGGCGAACGCTATCTGTCCGATGTCACGGGCCTGCTCGCGGACCTGAGCCGCGCGACCGAGCGCGCATCGAGCCAGAAGGAAGTGGATATTCTGCGCGTGCATTCGAGCCCGAGCTTCGGGCTCATGTGGCTCTTGCCGCGCCTGTCGTCGTTTCAGGAGGACAACGGCGATATCCAGTTGAACCTCGCGTGCTCGTACGAAAACGTGTCGTTCTCGAACGGCTATTACGACATCGACATACGCCACGGCTACGGCAACTGGACCAATCTCGAAGTGCGGACCTTGCGCGGCGAATTCATCGCGCCGCTCGCCTCGCCGAAGTACCTCGAACGCCATCCCGTGAAGACGCCGGACGACCTGCTCTCGCATCGTCTGATCTATTCGGAGACGCCGCTCGTGCAGTGGAAGCAATGGTTCGGCAGAACGGGCGTGTCCGCGCCGCAGAAGACCTTCGACTTCTCGTTCGACCGCTCGTACATGTCGATCGAAACGGCAGCGCTCGGGCTCGGCATCGCGCTGGAAAGCCTGATGCTCGCGTCCGTCAAGATCAGCGAGGGCGTGCTCGTCCCGGTGTTCGACGCGAGCTACGCGGTCGAAGTCGGCGCCCATCATCTCGTCTATCCGAGCCAGAACGCCGACTTGCCGCGCGTCGAGCGGTTTCTCGCATGGATCGAACGCGAGGCCGCGCGCGACGCTCATCCCGCGCGCTAG
- a CDS encoding YetF domain-containing protein, with translation MQSPPFRLTDWHRFLFGNASWHFLLEVLLRTCATYVLLVIAMRLLGRRVAAQFTLFEISIVVTLAAAIGVPLQAANRGMLPPFLIALVAVVLQRIIAAAGITHRRVETMVSTDVTLLAREGLLQHAELARAAMPREKVYEAMRLAGWQHLGQISRLYMEPSGAFSFIPARPAKPGLSVLPAIDEELRDEARVPGCSACLQCGNTVRTDESGHADDLRCDNCGSREWTYAVTEVER, from the coding sequence TTGCAATCCCCTCCGTTCAGACTGACCGACTGGCATCGCTTCCTGTTCGGCAATGCGTCATGGCACTTCCTGCTGGAAGTGCTGCTGAGAACGTGCGCGACTTACGTGCTGCTCGTCATCGCCATGCGCTTGCTGGGCCGGCGCGTCGCCGCGCAGTTCACGCTCTTCGAGATCTCCATCGTCGTGACGCTGGCCGCTGCCATCGGCGTGCCGTTGCAAGCGGCGAATCGCGGCATGCTGCCGCCGTTCTTGATCGCGCTCGTCGCGGTCGTGCTCCAGCGGATCATCGCGGCGGCGGGCATCACGCATCGGCGCGTCGAGACGATGGTATCGACCGATGTCACGCTGCTCGCCCGCGAAGGGCTGCTCCAGCATGCCGAACTGGCGCGCGCCGCGATGCCCCGCGAGAAAGTCTACGAAGCGATGCGGCTCGCAGGCTGGCAGCATCTCGGCCAGATCAGCCGCCTCTACATGGAGCCTTCCGGCGCGTTCTCGTTCATCCCCGCGCGGCCCGCGAAACCGGGCTTGTCGGTGCTGCCCGCCATCGACGAGGAACTGCGCGACGAAGCCCGCGTGCCGGGCTGTTCCGCGTGCCTGCAGTGCGGCAATACGGTTCGCACCGACGAGAGCGGGCACGCCGACGACCTGCGCTGCGACAACTGCGGATCGCGCGAGTGGACGTACGCCGTGACGGAAGTGGAGCGCTGA
- a CDS encoding DUF2252 domain-containing protein, translated as MSKPSKHKVPEFESRQEILTARRNAKMARSTHAYVRGNTSKFYDWLEQAEIRGLPQGPAIWICGDCHTGNLGPVADANKRIEIQIRDLDQTVIGNPVHDLIRLGLSLATTARGSALPGVTTINMIEALFEGYALAFDADSDADDTCRKPELVRVVMREAVRRSWKHLALERLDDTQPTIPYGSRFWPVNKDERAEIEALFQKETLAKLATSLRGRPDTGKVTVLDAAYWVKGCSSLGRLRYAVLLDVDGGVVEGDDLCLIDIKEGVKAAAPRYPGTSMPRDNAERVVEGARNLSPHLGERMRSATLQGRPVILRELLPQDLKLEIEHIGHTEAMEVARYLAFVVGQAHARQMDRATRKSWLAELKRTKPKSIDAPLWLWSSIVELVGSHEVGYLEHCRRYALAAA; from the coding sequence ATGTCCAAGCCATCCAAGCACAAAGTACCCGAGTTCGAGAGCCGGCAGGAAATACTCACGGCGCGACGCAATGCCAAGATGGCCCGTTCGACGCACGCCTATGTGCGCGGTAACACGTCCAAGTTCTACGACTGGCTCGAACAGGCGGAGATTCGCGGCTTGCCGCAAGGCCCGGCCATCTGGATCTGCGGCGACTGCCACACCGGCAATCTCGGCCCCGTCGCGGACGCGAACAAGCGCATCGAGATTCAGATACGCGATCTGGACCAGACAGTCATCGGCAATCCGGTGCACGACCTGATCCGGCTCGGCCTCTCGCTCGCGACGACGGCGCGCGGCTCGGCGCTGCCGGGCGTCACCACCATCAACATGATCGAGGCGCTGTTCGAAGGCTACGCGCTCGCCTTCGATGCCGACAGCGACGCGGACGACACCTGCCGCAAGCCCGAACTGGTGCGCGTGGTCATGCGCGAAGCGGTGCGCCGCTCGTGGAAGCATCTCGCGCTGGAACGGCTCGACGACACGCAGCCGACCATCCCGTACGGAAGCCGCTTCTGGCCCGTCAACAAGGACGAGCGCGCGGAGATCGAGGCGCTGTTCCAGAAGGAGACGCTCGCCAAGCTGGCGACGAGCCTTCGCGGTCGTCCGGATACCGGCAAGGTCACCGTGCTGGATGCCGCGTACTGGGTCAAAGGCTGCAGTTCGCTCGGACGCCTGCGTTACGCGGTGCTGCTGGATGTGGACGGCGGCGTGGTCGAAGGCGACGATCTGTGCCTCATCGACATCAAGGAAGGCGTGAAGGCCGCCGCGCCGCGCTATCCCGGCACGAGCATGCCGCGCGACAACGCGGAACGCGTGGTCGAGGGCGCGCGCAACCTGTCGCCGCATCTCGGCGAGCGCATGCGATCCGCGACTTTGCAAGGACGTCCCGTGATTCTGCGCGAACTGCTGCCGCAAGACCTGAAGCTGGAAATCGAGCACATCGGGCATACGGAAGCGATGGAAGTGGCGCGCTATCTCGCCTTCGTCGTCGGTCAGGCGCACGCGCGGCAGATGGACCGCGCCACGCGCAAAAGCTGGCTTGCCGAACTGAAGCGCACGAAGCCCAAGTCCATCGACGCGCCGTTGTGGCTGTGGAGCAGCATCGTGGAACTGGTCGGCAGTCACGAGGTCGGCTATCTCGAACATTGCCGGCGCTACGCGCTCGCGGCGGCCTGA
- a CDS encoding rubredoxin, translating into MYKKGAALELQFSSARLNNGAGDPYWIDLTAQEAMRLHAELGAFLAKGIDAQAGPLIVSLDEDVQSESRGSDGRGGPPEPAASALTQWVCLICGWIYDEAAGDPEHGIAPGTRWREVPDDWRCPLCDVGKDDFALVEF; encoded by the coding sequence ATGTACAAGAAGGGCGCCGCGCTCGAATTGCAGTTCTCGTCGGCGCGGCTGAACAACGGCGCGGGCGATCCGTACTGGATCGACCTGACTGCGCAGGAAGCCATGCGGCTGCACGCCGAACTCGGCGCGTTTCTGGCGAAAGGCATCGATGCGCAGGCAGGTCCGCTCATCGTCTCGCTCGACGAAGACGTGCAGAGCGAATCCCGCGGATCGGATGGCCGGGGCGGGCCGCCCGAACCCGCGGCGTCCGCGCTCACCCAATGGGTCTGCCTGATCTGCGGATGGATCTACGACGAAGCCGCGGGCGACCCGGAGCACGGCATTGCACCGGGTACGCGCTGGCGCGAGGTGCCGGATGACTGGCGCTGTCCGCTCTGCGACGTCGGCAAGGACGACTTCGCGCTCGTGGAGTTTTGA
- a CDS encoding phosphocholine-specific phospholipase C, with product MTTHNRRDFLRAAMQTAGAATALNIVPLGIRQALAIPANNRHGSIEDIEHIVVLMQENRSFDHYFGTLRGVRGFGDTRAVRLANGNTVYHQPIAAGAGDVLPFHPGASNLGMQFLQDLPHDWVSGQGAFNGGRYDQWVPFKGTTTMAYLKRDDIPFHYQLADAFTICDAYHCSTNTSTDPNRYYMWTGYVGNDGTGGGPVVDNAEAGYGWSTFPEVLERAGISWKIYQDVGTGLDAKGSWGWTQDPYIGNYGDNSLLYFTQYQNAQPGSPLYEKARRGTNAAAGEDYFTQLRQDVQAGTLPQVSWIVAPEAYSEHPNWPANYGAWYVDQVLQVLTSNPDIWSKTALLINYDENDGFFDHIVPPFPPTSSANGLSTVDTSLEIFPGSQKYAAGPYGLGARVPMIVVSPWSRGGWVCSETFDHTSVIRFIQKRFGASHRLPEPNITPWRRAICGDLTSAFDFRNPNRGMPTLPGTASYAPPDKARHPDYVPVPPVVGAMPKQEPGVRPARALPYELFVRTHANASQRTVAFDFVNTGAAGAVFLLYRQGSTDAPRTYTVEAKKRLADHVATNADGSYDFVVHGPNGFLRRVAGKAAASHSWWSREEALPEVAEGYDVANGNLQLRLKNTGSGPCTFSVTNDYEPSKTVTRRVAGGETAQLYLDLRASHGWYDVRVTVDTDSAFARRFAGHVEMGCDSMSDPALSA from the coding sequence ATGACAACCCATAACAGACGTGACTTCCTGCGCGCGGCCATGCAGACCGCTGGCGCGGCCACCGCACTCAACATCGTTCCGCTTGGCATTCGCCAGGCGCTCGCCATTCCCGCGAACAACCGTCACGGTTCGATCGAGGATATCGAGCACATTGTCGTGCTGATGCAGGAGAACCGCTCCTTCGATCACTACTTCGGCACGCTGCGCGGCGTGCGCGGTTTCGGCGATACCCGCGCCGTGCGGCTCGCGAACGGCAACACCGTCTATCACCAGCCGATTGCCGCCGGCGCGGGCGACGTGCTGCCGTTTCATCCGGGCGCATCCAACCTCGGGATGCAGTTCCTGCAAGACCTGCCGCACGACTGGGTGAGCGGGCAGGGCGCGTTCAACGGCGGCCGCTACGATCAATGGGTGCCGTTCAAGGGCACGACGACGATGGCGTACCTGAAGCGCGACGACATCCCGTTCCACTATCAGCTCGCCGACGCCTTCACCATCTGCGACGCGTATCACTGCTCGACCAATACGTCGACCGATCCGAACCGCTACTACATGTGGACCGGCTACGTGGGCAACGACGGCACGGGCGGCGGTCCGGTCGTCGACAACGCGGAAGCGGGCTATGGCTGGTCCACGTTCCCCGAAGTGCTGGAGCGCGCGGGCATCTCGTGGAAGATCTATCAGGACGTCGGCACCGGGCTCGACGCGAAGGGCTCGTGGGGCTGGACGCAGGACCCGTACATCGGCAATTACGGCGACAACTCGCTGCTCTACTTCACGCAGTACCAGAACGCGCAGCCGGGCAGCCCGCTCTACGAAAAGGCGCGGCGCGGCACCAACGCCGCAGCAGGCGAAGATTACTTCACGCAGCTCAGGCAGGACGTGCAGGCAGGCACGCTGCCGCAGGTCTCGTGGATCGTCGCGCCGGAAGCGTATTCCGAGCACCCGAACTGGCCGGCCAACTACGGCGCGTGGTACGTCGATCAGGTGTTGCAGGTGCTCACCTCCAACCCGGACATCTGGAGCAAGACCGCGCTCCTCATCAACTACGACGAAAACGACGGCTTCTTCGATCACATCGTGCCGCCGTTTCCGCCGACATCGAGCGCGAACGGCCTCTCGACCGTCGATACGAGCCTCGAAATTTTCCCCGGCAGCCAGAAGTACGCGGCGGGTCCGTACGGCCTCGGCGCGCGCGTGCCGATGATCGTCGTGTCGCCGTGGTCGCGCGGCGGCTGGGTGTGCTCCGAAACGTTCGATCACACGTCGGTCATCCGCTTCATTCAGAAGCGCTTCGGCGCGTCGCACCGGCTTCCCGAGCCGAACATCACGCCGTGGCGGCGCGCCATTTGCGGCGATCTGACCTCCGCGTTCGACTTCCGCAATCCGAATCGCGGCATGCCGACGCTGCCGGGCACGGCATCGTACGCGCCGCCCGACAAGGCGCGTCATCCCGACTATGTGCCGGTGCCGCCGGTCGTCGGCGCGATGCCGAAGCAGGAGCCGGGCGTTCGTCCCGCGCGCGCGCTGCCGTACGAGCTCTTCGTGCGCACGCACGCGAACGCGAGCCAGCGGACGGTGGCGTTCGACTTCGTGAACACGGGCGCGGCGGGCGCGGTGTTCCTGCTGTATCGGCAGGGCAGCACGGATGCGCCGCGCACCTACACGGTGGAGGCCAAGAAGCGCCTTGCCGATCACGTCGCGACGAACGCCGACGGCAGCTACGACTTCGTCGTGCATGGGCCGAACGGGTTCCTGCGCCGGGTGGCCGGCAAGGCGGCGGCGTCGCATAGCTGGTGGTCGCGCGAAGAGGCGCTGCCCGAAGTCGCCGAAGGCTACGACGTCGCGAACGGCAATCTGCAATTGCGCCTGAAGAACACCGGCAGCGGGCCGTGCACCTTCAGCGTGACGAACGACTACGAGCCTTCGAAGACCGTGACGCGGCGCGTGGCGGGCGGCGAGACCGCGCAGTTGTATCTGGATCTGCGCGCGTCGCACGGCTGGTACGACGTGCGCGTGACGGTGGATACGGACAGCGCGTTCGCGCGCCGTTTCGCCGGGCACGTCGAAATGGGTTGCGACAGCATGAGCGATCCCGCGCTGTCGGCGTAA
- a CDS encoding TetR/AcrR family transcriptional regulator has protein sequence MARLSREETQALTRQRLLSVAKEHFARDGYAAASLDRIADEAGFSKGAVYSNFAGKDELFLGVLEEHGRVSLDQILADLQGAQSIEKAIDRIAAWATRSSRLGNWPMLILEYSRVTKPADAFRKSQEKVLRAQWKALGEVLLRFDAGLDVKPEVLGALVFELTYAPAMSFVSKPTSGDLLRTALRGLFGSLREAG, from the coding sequence ATGGCAAGGCTTTCGCGCGAGGAAACTCAGGCGCTTACGCGGCAGCGGTTACTGTCGGTCGCGAAAGAGCACTTCGCCCGCGATGGCTACGCCGCCGCCTCGCTCGACCGCATCGCCGACGAGGCCGGTTTCAGCAAGGGTGCGGTCTATTCGAATTTCGCGGGAAAGGACGAGCTTTTTCTCGGCGTGCTGGAAGAGCACGGGCGCGTGAGTCTCGACCAGATACTGGCCGATTTACAGGGTGCGCAGAGCATCGAGAAAGCCATCGACCGCATTGCGGCATGGGCCACGCGCAGTTCGCGCCTCGGCAACTGGCCGATGCTGATCCTCGAATACTCGCGCGTGACGAAGCCCGCGGACGCCTTCCGCAAGTCGCAGGAGAAGGTGCTGCGCGCGCAATGGAAGGCGCTCGGCGAGGTGCTGCTTCGGTTCGACGCCGGCCTCGACGTCAAGCCGGAAGTGCTCGGCGCGCTCGTGTTCGAGCTGACCTATGCGCCCGCGATGAGCTTCGTCAGCAAGCCGACATCGGGCGACTTGCTGCGCACGGCACTGCGAGGTCTCTTCGGCTCGCTGCGCGAGGCCGGCTGA
- a CDS encoding DUF2244 domain-containing protein, producing MLAHPSPKQWSLARRASCSPAGLASVCASLSIIPVAFATAMHAIDGDVVFYGLAVLHACIIWSCFFWHARHALDGDIVTLHGHTLVIQSARGPDTRTRRIDARWAVLLVAQTGARTRLSLRVAGETVELGRFTTQSHRLRFLAEFQQVARCEMNALAH from the coding sequence ATGCTCGCCCATCCGTCCCCGAAGCAATGGTCGCTCGCGCGGCGCGCGTCGTGTTCTCCGGCGGGCCTCGCGAGCGTCTGCGCGAGCCTCTCGATCATCCCCGTTGCCTTCGCGACCGCGATGCACGCGATCGACGGCGACGTCGTGTTCTACGGGTTAGCAGTCCTGCACGCGTGCATCATCTGGTCGTGCTTCTTCTGGCATGCAAGGCACGCGCTGGACGGCGACATCGTGACCTTGCACGGCCACACGCTCGTCATCCAATCGGCGCGCGGACCTGATACGCGCACGCGGCGGATCGACGCGCGCTGGGCGGTGCTTCTCGTCGCGCAGACAGGCGCGCGCACGCGATTGTCGCTGCGCGTGGCCGGCGAGACCGTGGAACTCGGACGCTTCACCACGCAGAGCCATCGTCTGCGGTTTCTCGCCGAGTTCCAGCAGGTCGCGCGCTGCGAGATGAACGCACTGGCTCACTAA
- a CDS encoding DUF2934 domain-containing protein has translation MSSTPDHEDDDARDAMTREALEQRIRTLAYYMWEAEGRQAGRADEYYHRAREQLNADNPDAARERSVNSKSKSKPPS, from the coding sequence ATGTCGAGCACACCGGACCACGAGGACGACGATGCACGCGACGCGATGACGCGTGAAGCCCTCGAACAGCGCATTCGCACGCTGGCCTATTACATGTGGGAGGCCGAAGGCCGGCAAGCCGGCCGGGCCGACGAGTACTATCACCGCGCGCGCGAGCAGCTGAACGCGGACAATCCGGATGCGGCTCGCGAACGATCGGTCAATTCGAAGAGCAAGAGCAAGCCGCCGTCGTGA